One Anatilimnocola floriformis genomic window, GATTATCCATCACGACAATGTCGCCAGGCCGCAACACCGGCGATAGTTCTTTCCGCACCCAAGAAAGAAACAGCTCGCCGTTAATGGCTCCTTCGACTGTCAGCGGCGCGATAAATCCTTCGGCTCGCATCGCACCGAGAAACGTCGTTGTTTCCCAACGGCCGCTGGGAACTTTTTCGATCAGTCGCGTACCAATGAGCGAACGCCCATAGGTCCGCGTCATACAAGTTTTGGCCCACGTTTCATCGATGAAAACTGCTTTTTCGGGAGGAATGGTTTGCTGCTCAGCGCGCCACTTCTCGCGCTTCTCGACAACATCCGGACGATCATGCTCGCTCGCAATCAGCGTCTTTTTTTTCGCGTGAGCTCGAGCGCGCGACACGCATTGCAGATCGTCATCAAACAAACTTCTTCGCCGCGCTCGGCCTTGAGTTCCGCCTGCAGCTCGCGCAAATAAATGTCCGGCTGAGCCGTGACTTTCGCCACCAACCAATCGCCCCACGCCTTCCACTCGGGCTGCCGCGGCGCTGCCGTCTTCGGGCCAAGCTGATTCGATTCGCGACGCTGCTGCTTCACGCGTCGCACCCACGACTCCGACACGCCGTAGCGTACGGCGACGATGCGTGTGCCCTCGCCAGCATCGCAAGCGGCAAGAATCTCGGTGCGAATTTCCACGGCAATCGGTTCC contains:
- a CDS encoding IS630 family transposase — protein: MSRARAHAKKKTLIASEHDRPDVVEKREKWRAEQQTIPPEKAVFIDETWAKTCMTRTYGRSLIGTRLIEKVPSGRWETTTFLGAMRAEGFIAPLTVEGAINGELFLSWVRKELSPVLRPGDIVVMDNLSSHKVAGVREAIEAVGAEVRYLPPYSPDLNPIELAFAKFKKLLRDGARRTVEKLWELCGTLLDEFTEQECRNYFKHCGYRYT